The Fusarium falciforme chromosome 8, complete sequence region ACGTCAACCGTCAGGTGCGCTACAACCAGTCCCTCCTCGTGTCCTTCTTCGAGCGCGCCATCCCCGCCCTCGCGCCCGGCGCCGCAATCGTCGTCACGCTCTTCGAGGGCGAACCCTACACCCTCTGGAACGTCCGCGACCTCGCGCGCCACGCCGGGCTCCAGGTCGAGCGCAGTTTTCGCTTCCAGGCGCGCGCGTACCCCGGGTACAGGCATGCGCGGACGTTGGGTGTCGTGCGGAACGCAAAGGGGGAGATAAGTGAGACTGGGTGGAAGGGTGAAGAGAGGGCGTCGAGGAGTTATGTGTttaagaagaaggaagataTTGCCCCGGTGAcggggaagaagaggcggAAGGGTGACGATTCCTCCGACGATGAGgactaagaaattatataagagagcgGCGCAGAGACGGTTGTTTGACACATTGATATAAGCTAGGTTGGGGATGGACCAGCACGGAGCATCTTATTCGTATGGCGTATGGCGCTTTTGATGGGACAGCAATAAGCATAGCATTGAACATGTGTTTCTCTTCAAATACCTGCATCGCACACTCCTGATACCTTCAAAGACGAGTGCAGATTGCGTACATGCGTTAATGATACAGGGGGTATATGATTCGTCCTCATCTGTCGCCTCGCCCATGGTAAACGCCAACCATCCCAGGATCATCCTCACAATAAAAAGCCCACCCAAATATTTGGTCCTCGGCCTATTCCCAATTCGCCAGCTCGCAATCCCCGCAAATAGCATGTACGCGAGTAATATTCGTTCTTCCTGCAACACCAGAATGCGCCGTTTCGGTAGTAGTCCCAATCAGATAAGGACATGCGTGGTATGTATAACAAATGTCGAAGTCTCCTCCCTCATGAGTGACCCGTGGACGAAAGGTGCAAAAAATGCCTgccttttatatagtaatGGTGGTACAACTCGCCTGGTATTGGCCCTCAAACTCCTGAAATGCAGATAGAATTATGCCCCAAACCAGCTCCATTAGTGCTCCTAGGTAACCGCAGTTTGACCTCTCAATAGCCCCGCAACTCCTGTTCTGTAGCCTCATTCTGCTCGTCCGTCATGCAGTTGTCTCCGTTACGCCGATCCCTGGGCTTCATGGCTCAGCTGGGATGGCTCGTTCGAAGCAATCGGtgcgtcctcctcggcgccCCTTATGGCATCTTCCGTGCACTTGGTGCGGTTGGCTTCATCTTCGAGTCTCTGTGCCTCCTCGTTTTCCCTCATGAGGGCCTCCTCCTGTTCACGGAGGGCCTGCTGTTCAGCAGTGATGATATCCTCCATGGCTGAttgcggaggaggaggagggggtggtggtgggctaggttcatccatctcgtcctCCCTCACCCTTTTCACTGTCGGCCCCTCAGATGAAGCAAGAGACGGGGATCCTGACGcctcaacttcaacttcTCGCTTCCGTTTACGATCAGGGCTGGTCGAGGACCTAGGACCATCATTGTCTGACAATGCAGCCTCGTCCACCTCGTCCGCCATAGGCACGTCGTCCTTTGCGTGAGAAGAACCAGCCAGTCTGTCAGCAGCAGAACCTCCATTGCGATCTGCCCTTCCGTCAAGGCCTTCGCCATCCTTGGTCTGCTTTTGTGCCGCTCGGGcggccttgcgcttctgaTGCTCACCGTATTTCTCTACGGCGCGGTCTAAAAAGTCGTTGACaaacttcttcatcttcttggcctgcttGTCACTGAGTGGTGAGCTGGGATCGCCCACTcgattattcttataatccgAAGCGACAAGCTTCTTGGCAATATCTTTGCCTAGCcgcttgagctcctccttaGGAAGTTTGTGATGGAATTTGTCGAGGACATGCTTGATATGAGGGAATAGCTGTACGTTGTTGTTAGAAGAGACCTAGATCAAGTCTTTTGGCCAACATACCGTATTCTCGTAAATCTTCATTTGCTTTTCGATTGGGAGAGACCGCCACTTCTCTGGCTTGGGCTCCTTAGTCGGAGTTTCAGCGGCTTTGGGTGTTGAGACTGTGGGATGTTTTGGTGTCCCCTTCTCCGTGACTTGATCGATGATGCTCTGGATAGCTAATTGCTCCTTCATGGCTTTGGATGGTGCCTTTGCAACTAGCTCTGCAGCTGGCTGGGTCGGCTTCTGCCAAGTGGTAACCCCCTGCTTGTTATAGAAGTATGTGTTACCCGCTGCATCCTTGGCAGTGAACCACCCCCGAGGCAGCGCTGCGTTGAAGGGTGCTCGTCGCGGGCGTCCGCCATTGTGGAAGAAGGCATTGTTCCTCTGGGGCACACTATTCCGAGGACCCTTTGGTACTTCAACGTTGTTGAATGGCGATGTAGTCTTGGACGCCGACTGGGCTGCCTCATCCTCTCGGCCTGCTCCCCTGCGCTCCTCAAACGAGTTAGCAGTGGGCGCATTGGGATCAAACTTCCGTCGTCGAATTCGATAGCCCATCTCCAACTTGCTCCATtcatcgaggagcttcttggacCGGGTTGCCACGTCTTCATGGTCGGATCGCGTCAAGCCTTCAACTGTCGCCTCGATCTTGGAGTCCTGAATCTTGTTCCTCGTTAAGCGAGGGAACTTGTCAAGGATTGTCAGGATCTGAATGACAAGGTTGTGATCGTCAAGAAAGGTGTTGAGTGTTGTCTTGAGAATCTGGTAGGCGTGCATCCGCATGACACAGTGGATGACACGCTCATCGTCGCATCGCTGGATACGTTCGAGGAGCTTGACGGCGATCCACTTTTCTTTGCACTGCATAAGGGTAGCCATGACCTTTCGGGCGTCGTCTTCGCTGAGGCTACGCGGCTGTATGCTGTTGACGtattcctcgtcgtcctcgtcaggcttcttcttccgagGCTTCTTTGCAACCGACGTGTCCCAACCGTCGCCACCATCAATACCGAGCGCCTCGACTGTGGCAGCCGGCAGTTTAGTGGCGCGTTCAGTTTGTGTCTTGCCGCCGATGAAGCCCACGCAGTTTGGCTCGCCACAGTAACAGGGTTGAGGGTCAGCGCCATATCGATCGACGTTGTAGTTGAAGACCAATTCTTCGCCGGACTGGATCTTGCGCAATGTGAAGATGCCCATCCGAAGCTTGTCTCCAACCACCCACTTGTCCACATAGCAGTTGGGGTTGCACGAGTGATTGCAGAAGCGACCCAGGTTTCCCTTCTTGGTTGCGTCCACAAATTCGCTCTTGTTCAGAGACATAAAGTAGAAGTGCTTGATGCCCTCTTCATCGTACTGAAGCATACGACGCCGGAAAGTGGGCTCGTTGATCACCTCGCCGATGTACTCATAGACAAAGTCGTTGGGCTGCAGGTCCGCGTCCGCTCGAAGACCAAATCCCTTCTTTTCCGTCTTGATGACAGACACAGTGGCGTATTGCTTGCGCTGGAATCGCTGGTTTTGGCAGCCGCCTCCACAATTTCCAGCCTCGGCGCTGCACTCCATCTTGGTCGCTCGGTTGATGCAATCCGAATCCTCGCCACAAGCAAGGTTCTCGCCATCGCCTAGAAATGCCAATTAGCACAATCATAACTTATTCGCAGTCGAAATAGTTGGAGACATACGCCATTCCTCTCGACACTCGCAGTCCAGGGAGTCGTTATCTGTAGATCCGAGGTGCTTTGAGCCGTAAAGACAGTCGGGTATGACCTGGAAGAAGTTGTAGGACTCAGTGGTCACGTCCGGGAGGTGGTCGAAAAGGACGGGTTCGCGGGTGGCGGCCAATTTCTGGGAGGCTTTTCGAGACAACCTTGGAGGCTTGGTCGAGCTCGGCGTGTCCGCGCTTTCGCTGCGCGACTTGACACCATCGTGTGACGCGGTTGGCGATCGGGATCCGTCGTGGCTATCGTTGGTAGTGGTCATGGAAGCGCTGCCCTCCTGCTTCACGCGCGCGCCGTTCGCgccctcctcgagcttgatTTCCCCCATTTTGCTGGTCGTATactcgtcatcctccatcaGTACATGAGAAGCGATGGCTCGAGGGCCGGGTTTCGAAGGGATTTCCGATTGCTATCGAAGGAAGGAACGGTCGCGTTGGATATGTAGAGGACCAGGAGCCTAGCAAAGACAAAGACGCGAGGGATGGCTGTTCCGAGGACAGCGAGAGTGTGGAGCGTGGACGTGGTGGAGCGAGCAACGGCGCATGGGGGAGAAATGAAGCGGGAAGCCGAGCCTAGAGAGAGAGCGATCGAGGCCAACTTCAGGGTCGAATGGTCACGCGCGAGAGCAGCGAGGTGAGGAAATGAGGCCAGAACACTTCAAGGCCGTGCATCCACGATTACagaggatgatggagggACAAAGCCGATCTCGAGTCCAGAACGCTCATTCCGCCGACTCGGTCAAGCCATGGCAAAATAGCATGTTCGAGGCGGAATTTTATGCCCCCGAATCCCCGACACCAAAAAAGACCCGATGTGCTCTTCCCTAGCACGCAGGCCAAAGAAAAAACGAGACATTGATACAATAGCATTGGCGATCCTCCCCTCAACCTCCCCTAAAGAATGGTAGAATCCTacataagacttataattaataatgatattctttcttaatatttgaTCTTATTTCTCTAAACTCACCTATAATATTTGAGTAGGTTTAGATTACCTCTCTGTCGTCCCAATGTCTCGTTTATTTCTTCACCTACGCGCCTAGGTTCCCCAGTCGCGCAGAGTCGATCTGTAAGCCACCCGAGTCAGAGGCGCCTAGCGCCGGAGATAGTTGCTAACATTGCTTGCTTCTGTCCGGGCAACAATCGCGTCTTACTTATTGCACCATTTCTCGCGGTTTCAAGCCCCGAAGAGTTCTCAATGTCGAGGAAGTGCTCAGTATGCGTCTTAGAAGTTCTTGGTAGTCCCAGCCCAGTGCTGCACCTCCCAGCAGGGTCAAACTGGCTTGATCTTCGCGGCCAGGCCGGCCAGGTCCTGTCATGTTCTATGGTAAAGAAAGCGGTCAGCCGGCTGTTTGATTTAGGTCTGATCGAACGGAGAAACGAACCGGCTTCATGTTCACGTCAAACAAGGCAAACTTGGAGTCGGCCGAGTCCTTGAATCTTCGGACATCGATTCGGATCGGAGCAGTTACCCCGAGCTCTCGGGCCGCCCTCTCGCACTCCACTGCCACTTGCTGGTACGCCGGCTCACCGCCCTCAGCAGCTGTAATGGCTCGCGAGTTTGCAGTGACGGCGACAGTTCCATTGTACGGTGCGACGCCGTCGACGTGGTTGAACCGGGTGACAACTGGTAGGGCCCAGTAATTGTCCTTGCCAGGACCAGGTGGCATCACCGTAACCGTTGCCTCCTCACCTGATAGAAACTCTTCCAACATGATAGCTGGCGACTCTTTGAACAGTGATCGGGCGTGGTCAGCTAGCTCCTGAGAATCGTGGCAGACGCGCACGCCATGACTACCACGACCTCGGATTGGCTTTGCGACCACTGGGAAGGGGAGGCCAAGTCTCTGAATGTCTTGTTCAACATTGGGGCTCTCATTGATAGTCCATGAGCGCGGCATTGTGAAGCCGCCAATGTTGCGTAGTAGATCATTGACGAATTCCTTGTCATCGTACTGTTCGACAATCAAAGGACCCTGGCAGACGACCCTGATGCGATCCTGGTGTTCAGCGATGCGTGCAGAGGTTTGGAGAGGATGCGCTGCGAAAAGAATAGTATTGGCCCATAGGTGAGTGGCACCTTTTTCGATTGCTGCCATGATTCCATCTTCGGTGTCGGGGAAAGACCATCCAGCTTGGTCTTCTGGTTTGAGGTCATTGCCAAGGCAGACAACCTCAATATCAGGAGACTGGCTCAACGTGTAAGCGATATCGGCACCAGAATCGAGATAACCTAAAAAGTCCCAACATCAGCAACTGGTGATGACTCGGGCGGGATTTGGTCAATTCACCTCCAGGTTTCTTTGGCTTTCGAATGCCATTGATCACAGGAGGGTCGAGGCCTTGGTAAAGCACAGCGACACGGGGTTTTGGCGTTGAATCCATTTGTTGTGAGATGTTGCTCACAGAGCGATTGGCGGAGAACAGTAAGCTTGGCAGACTGTGGATTGGGGGGTGTCTGGCAGTAGCGCGAGATTGGGTGCACAGCAATCGAGGTAGAAACTTGCATATAAAAAGCATTATGGATTGAGCAATAGCGTGTCTCAATGGGTAAAAGTGTAACAAGTGGATTTTGATTCTGTTGAAGGAGTCGTCCTGGGGAACCGATCGTCATCCCTGGGCATCTAACTTAACGTGTGGGTGGACCCTCTCGGTTGTCATTCTGCCGTGTAAGCTGCCGAAGTTTGTGCCGTTGAAAGTGCAAATACTGGAGTATCGAGTATCAAGAACGGCACATTTCCTCCAAGGCGCGCATAATAAGTTGCCCAttgttatattattattattattgctCAATTCTCTTCAATGACGTATCATATCAGTATTCCTATTGGCATCAATAACAATCCAAGCCAAGCTTAAATGCCATTGTTCAAGCTATCATGAGTGGGCCCCAGTTAGCAACTGCCAGCTCATTGTGCATGCCTGCAACATCCCCGGCGTCTCAAAAGGAAGGCGCAACGCCGTGGCGGGACTTGATTATAAAAGGGCAAGTACGCTCGAGTCTAAGTTGACTTCATTTTTGCGTGTTTGATTTTCCTGCTCCTAAAAACAACAAAAATGTGCCCAGGTATCACGACAAATCCTGCCTCAACGCTTGTGCTCCATCTGTATCTGACCTGAATGGACCCTTGACGAACCCATGGACAGTGCCCTGGCCACCAAATGCGACAAGTCGACTCTGTTGCCAGCCTGATTCGCAAGCCAATATGATTCAGTGACCAGTCACTCATGGCGCACGATTTCCGCTGAAAAGGCCTCCaccgagaagagaagaggaaacaAGAAAATGGAGAGTGAAGAAAAAAGTCCATGGCCAATAAGCCAAGCCACTCGCAGTCTTTGTCCGTCTCCCCTTGTTGCACCAACAGCCCCTTGCCCAACCCAAGCCTACAGAAAGGGAACAGCCGCTGACCTTGCACAGCTTGAGCCACATCGTTGGTGGGCACCGAGAACAAATACGGTATCGCCAGGCCTGCGTTTGGTCATAGTGCAGCCGCATGCGTAAAAGACCAATGACGAAAGCGAGATCCATGCAATGTGCGTCGATGGGCTGAGCTCGTGAACACGAGGCATGGACATGAGCCTGGACATGTGAGAAGAAACAGATGAGGTTGGGTCAACGACACCTCGACAAGTCGAGTCAGGCGCTCTCAAGTTTTAGTGGGATTGGCCACCGAGGCCGACAAGACCCGTCCTGATGCATCCGCGGCTACCGCACTTCACTCCATCTTACAGCACCCAGATGGGTTGATCAAAAAGGAGGGTGGCTGCAAGCTGCGGTGCCTTGGCTCTTATTGAGGCAACCCATGGATCGTGGGGTCATGGACAAGCAGCAACCAAGCTGCACGGCAAATTGGAGTCTCTGGAGTGAGACAGAACAGGGCTCACGGGCAATGATATCGAGACATGTGCTTGATCAACTTCCTTGTTTGGCCCCGGCTTTCGAATATGGCCATGACTGATAACGACACTTAACGACCCAACTGATGCGCCAGAGGTCAAAAGGATTGCCAAACCCTGGAACAGGCTTGACCTGTACGACGGGACACACCCACACTCGATCAACGAGCCCCTGATCCCCTGACGCGATTGCTGGATCGCATCTTGTGCATCGCCCTCTCGGCCGCTCCCGTGCTGAGGCTGTACCGGTATAGCTTGCAGCTGATGCACACCATTGGGAGCCTGCGAACCGCATGGCAACCAGCCAGCGCCTTGGTGGCTCTGAGGGACCTAGCTCATCTCGGTCGCGGTCCCTCCTGTGCGCCCTCTGTCTCTTGCAGTGGAGGTTTGCTCTGGTCTGACACTGCCCGAGGGTGTGCGCTTTGGCTGATCTGCCACCTGCCTGGCAGCtgtcatcagcatcagcggATCAGCTATATTTTCCTTGGTACAGGCAAACATGAACGCGTTTTTCGTCCCAACCATCACTCTCTTGAGTGAATGATCTCGTTTACATCTCGAGTGCCAT contains the following coding sequences:
- a CDS encoding ATP-grasp domain-containing protein, whose protein sequence is MDSTPKPRVAVLYQGLDPPVINGIRKPKKPGGYLDSGADIAYTLSQSPDIEVVCLGNDLKPEDQAGWSFPDTEDGIMAAIEKGATHLWANTILFAAHPLQTSARIAEHQDRIRVVCQGPLIVEQYDDKEFVNDLLRNIGGFTMPRSWTINESPNVEQDIQRLGLPFPVVAKPIRGRGSHGVRVCHDSQELADHARSLFKESPAIMLEEFLSGEEATVTVMPPGPGKDNYWALPVVTRFNHVDGVAPYNGTVAVTANSRAITAAEGGEPAYQQVAVECERAARELGVTAPIRIDVRRFKDSADSKFALFDVNMKPNMTGPGRPGREDQASLTLLGGAALGWDYQELLRRILSTSSTLRTLRGLKPREMVQ
- a CDS encoding Histone-lysine N-methyltransferase, H3 lysine-36 specific, which encodes MEDDEYTTSKMGEIKLEEGANGARVKQEGSASMTTTNDSHDGSRSPTASHDGVKSRSESADTPSSTKPPRLSRKASQKLAATREPVLFDHLPDVTTESYNFFQVIPDCLYGSKHLGSTDNDSLDCECREEWRDGENLACGEDSDCINRATKMECSAEAGNCGGGCQNQRFQRKQYATVSVIKTEKKGFGLRADADLQPNDFVYEYIGEVINEPTFRRRMLQYDEEGIKHFYFMSLNKSEFVDATKKGNLGRFCNHSCNPNCYVDKWVVGDKLRMGIFTLRKIQSGEELVFNYNVDRYGADPQPCYCGEPNCVGFIGGKTQTERATKLPAATVEALGIDGGDGWDTSVAKKPRKKKPDEDDEEYVNSIQPRSLSEDDARKVMATLMQCKEKWIAVKLLERIQRCDDERVIHCVMRMHAYQILKTTLNTFLDDHNLVIQILTILDKFPRLTRNKIQDSKIEATVEGLTRSDHEDVATRSKKLLDEWSKLEMGYRIRRRKFDPNAPTANSFEERRGAGREDEAAQSASKTTSPFNNVEVPKGPRNSVPQRNNAFFHNGGRPRRAPFNAALPRGWFTAKDAAGNTYFYNKQGVTTWQKPTQPAAELVAKAPSKAMKEQLAIQSIIDQVTEKGTPKHPTVSTPKAAETPTKEPKPEKWRSLPIEKQMKIYENTLFPHIKHVLDKFHHKLPKEELKRLGKDIAKKLVASDYKNNRVGDPSSPLSDKQAKKMKKFVNDFLDRAVEKYGEHQKRKAARAAQKQTKDGEGLDGRADRNGGSAADRLAGSSHAKDDVPMADEVDEAALSDNDGPRSSTSPDRKRKREVEVEASGSPSLASSEGPTVKRVREDEMDEPSPPPPPPPPPQSAMEDIITAEQQALREQEEALMRENEEAQRLEDEANRTKCTEDAIRGAEEDAPIASNEPSQLSHEAQGSA